Proteins found in one Methanobrevibacter wolinii SH genomic segment:
- a CDS encoding DUF368 domain-containing protein, which translates to MGSADIIPGVSGGTIALITGIYERLVHAISSINFTFVKPLLKGNMSEFKSKLLYEIDFALFIPLILGIGIAFLTLAKVITYLLVNQTAYTFSFFLGLILASAYILYTKLDGLNIKLIIATIIGIILAYVFVGLNPIAANHSLPVLFVSGLIAICAMILPGISGSFLLLLLGQYQYMLNALNNLNIVEILVFIVGAVIGILGFSKILNYLLENHESLTMAFLIGIMLGSLRLPVIKVTTTLNGSWILCIVLAIIAFVLIVVMERKFHYIEY; encoded by the coding sequence ATGGGTTCTGCAGATATTATTCCAGGGGTTTCTGGTGGAACAATAGCATTAATTACTGGAATTTATGAACGTTTGGTTCATGCTATTAGTAGTATTAATTTTACATTTGTAAAACCATTACTTAAAGGTAATATGTCTGAATTTAAATCAAAATTACTTTATGAAATTGATTTTGCTTTATTTATTCCTTTAATTTTGGGTATTGGGATTGCATTTTTAACTTTAGCAAAAGTTATAACTTATTTGCTTGTTAATCAAACTGCATATACATTTTCATTCTTTTTAGGTTTAATTTTAGCATCTGCTTATATATTGTACACTAAATTAGATGGTTTAAATATTAAATTGATTATTGCTACTATAATTGGAATTATTTTAGCATATGTTTTTGTTGGTTTAAATCCAATTGCTGCAAATCATAGTTTACCTGTATTATTTGTTTCTGGTTTAATTGCGATTTGTGCAATGATTCTTCCAGGAATTTCTGGTTCCTTTTTATTATTGCTTCTTGGTCAATATCAGTATATGTTAAATGCATTAAATAATTTAAATATTGTTGAAATTCTTGTATTTATTGTTGGGGCAGTTATAGGTATTTTAGGATTTTCTAAAATTTTAAATTATTTACTTGAAAATCATGAATCACTTACTATGGCATTTTTAATTGGTATTATGCTTGGATCATTAAGACTACCTGTTATTAAAGTTACAACAACTCTTAATGGATCTTGGATTTTATGTATTGTTCTTGCAATAATTGCTTTTGTTTTAATTGTTGTAATGGAGAGGAAATTCCATTATATTGAATATTAA
- a CDS encoding TrpB-like pyridoxal phosphate-dependent enzyme gives MDYKIDLPSDEVAKNWYNINADLPVELPEPKNSEGKNQIKTLPDIFVKECLNQEFSKERFIKIPKEVRELYQRLGRPTPLTRAVGLEEKLNTPAKIYYKREDTSPTGSHKLNSAIAQAYFAKKEGVEKLTTETGAGQWGTALSLAASLMGLEANVYMVRVSYNQKPFRKTIMRMYDGNVFASPSNRTEVGRKILEETPNTPGSLGIAISEAVEEALSDEKTKYTLGSVLNHVILHQTVIGQEIEKQLEIAEEEPDTMIACVGGGSNFGGSLFPFLREKIKGNTDCEFIAAEPSACPSMSQGEYTYDFGDNIGFTPLLKMYTLGHDFVAPAVHAGGLRYHGMNSQVSLLTHEGYITPRTAHQKDIFAAGKFFANCEGVIPAPETNHAIKIAIDEAKKCKETGEEKTIVVNFSGHGLMDFKGYESFLDGTMENS, from the coding sequence ATGGATTATAAAATTGATTTACCTAGTGATGAAGTAGCTAAAAATTGGTATAATATTAATGCTGATTTGCCTGTAGAATTACCAGAACCTAAAAATAGTGAAGGTAAGAATCAAATTAAGACTTTACCTGATATATTTGTAAAAGAATGTCTTAATCAAGAATTTTCAAAAGAAAGATTTATTAAAATACCAAAAGAAGTACGTGAATTATATCAAAGATTAGGAAGACCTACTCCATTAACTAGGGCTGTAGGACTTGAAGAAAAGCTGAATACTCCTGCAAAAATTTATTATAAAAGAGAAGATACTTCTCCAACAGGTAGTCATAAATTAAATAGTGCAATTGCACAAGCATATTTTGCTAAAAAAGAGGGAGTTGAAAAATTAACTACTGAAACTGGTGCAGGACAATGGGGAACTGCATTATCTCTTGCAGCTTCATTAATGGGTCTTGAAGCTAATGTATATATGGTAAGAGTATCTTACAATCAAAAACCATTTAGAAAAACAATAATGAGAATGTATGATGGAAATGTTTTTGCATCACCAAGTAATAGAACTGAAGTTGGAAGAAAAATTTTAGAGGAAACTCCAAATACTCCAGGTTCTCTTGGAATTGCTATTTCAGAAGCAGTTGAAGAAGCATTAAGTGATGAAAAAACAAAATATACTTTAGGTAGTGTCTTAAATCATGTAATTTTACATCAAACTGTAATTGGTCAAGAAATTGAAAAACAATTAGAAATTGCTGAAGAAGAACCAGATACAATGATTGCATGTGTTGGTGGAGGAAGTAATTTCGGTGGAAGTTTATTCCCATTTTTAAGAGAAAAAATTAAAGGAAATACTGACTGTGAATTTATAGCAGCGGAACCTTCTGCATGTCCTAGTATGAGTCAAGGAGAATATACATATGATTTTGGAGATAATATTGGTTTTACTCCACTTTTAAAAATGTATACTTTAGGACATGATTTTGTAGCACCTGCAGTACATGCTGGTGGACTTAGATATCATGGAATGAATTCACAAGTATCATTACTTACACATGAAGGATATATTACTCCAAGAACTGCTCATCAGAAAGATATATTTGCAGCAGGAAAATTCTTTGCTAATTGTGAAGGAGTAATTCCAGCACCAGAAACAAATCATGCAATTAAAATAGCAATTGATGAAGCTAAAAAATGTAAAGAAACAGGTGAAGAAAAAACTATTGTAGTTAATTTCTCAGGTCATGGTTTAATGGATTTCAAAGGTTATGAAAGCTTTTTAGATGGAACTATGGAAAATAGTTAA
- a CDS encoding DUF3795 domain-containing protein: MKMPTKIETIMFAPCGMNCQLCEKHLNKTNPCPGCLIKSSNKTKSVLKCKIRECLNKKTFKYCGRCSEFPCKLIKKQDKNNRKRYNYSSLESAKRIKNTGINKMMNKDMEKCTCNKCNGIIAIQTKECSECGKKFN, translated from the coding sequence ATGAAAATGCCTACAAAAATTGAAACCATAATGTTTGCACCATGTGGTATGAACTGTCAACTATGTGAAAAACACTTAAATAAAACAAATCCTTGTCCTGGATGTTTAATTAAAAGTTCAAATAAAACTAAAAGTGTTTTAAAATGTAAAATAAGAGAATGTCTTAATAAAAAAACATTTAAATATTGTGGAAGATGTAGTGAATTTCCATGTAAACTAATTAAAAAACAAGATAAAAACAATAGAAAACGTTATAATTACTCATCACTTGAAAGTGCTAAAAGAATTAAAAATACAGGTATAAATAAAATGATGAATAAAGATATGGAAAAATGTACTTGTAATAAATGTAATGGAATAATAGCAATACAAACTAAAGAATGTAGTGAATGTGGAAAGAAATTTAATTAA
- a CDS encoding LOG family protein: MRICLYGAGSPNTKSEYTEVSYELGKEIAKRGYELVFGGGDTGVMGAVSKGVIENNGKVIGIAPEWMKEFEGMCKNCFKFIHTSTMDERKYLFLKHSDAFIVAPGGIGTLDEFFEIFTLKKLKRHNKKIVIFNINGYYDTMLNMINFMIDQGTIPRDNKDLFHVSTSINDIFNYLEND, encoded by the coding sequence ATGAGAATTTGTTTATATGGTGCTGGAAGCCCAAATACAAAAAGTGAGTACACAGAAGTATCTTACGAATTAGGTAAAGAAATAGCAAAAAGAGGTTATGAATTAGTGTTTGGTGGTGGAGATACTGGAGTAATGGGTGCAGTATCAAAAGGTGTTATTGAAAATAATGGTAAAGTAATTGGAATTGCTCCAGAATGGATGAAAGAATTTGAAGGAATGTGTAAAAACTGTTTTAAATTTATACATACATCAACTATGGATGAAAGGAAATATTTATTTTTAAAACATTCTGATGCATTTATCGTAGCTCCTGGAGGAATTGGAACTCTTGATGAGTTTTTTGAAATTTTTACTCTTAAAAAATTAAAAAGACATAATAAGAAAATTGTTATATTTAATATTAATGGATATTATGATACAATGTTAAATATGATTAATTTTATGATTGATCAAGGTACTATACCTCGTGATAATAAGGATTTATTCCATGTGTCAACATCTATTAATGATATTTTTAATTATTTAGAAAATGATTAA
- a CDS encoding DUF1847 domain-containing protein, with product MKENKKTCIDCCSLNCQFRNSKYPEYCPSIKLSEEERNKIYKIYQDEENRKVSRIAAEVEADFYCKYTRVEETVEFAKRMGFKKIGIATCVRLIRESRIFGKILRKNGFEVCSASCKIGSMKKTETVGLKKEKTKITGNIMCNPILQAEILNREKTDLNVVIGLCVGHDTLFNKYSKALTTTLITKDRVLGHNPVAALYQTKAYYSKLLK from the coding sequence ATGAAAGAAAATAAGAAAACATGTATAGATTGTTGTAGTTTAAATTGTCAATTTAGAAATAGTAAATACCCCGAATATTGTCCAAGTATAAAATTAAGTGAAGAGGAAAGAAATAAAATATATAAAATTTACCAAGATGAAGAAAACAGAAAAGTATCTAGAATAGCAGCAGAAGTTGAAGCAGATTTCTATTGTAAATATACAAGGGTTGAAGAAACAGTTGAATTTGCAAAAAGAATGGGATTTAAAAAAATAGGAATTGCAACATGTGTAAGATTAATAAGAGAAAGTAGAATATTTGGTAAAATTCTTCGTAAAAATGGTTTTGAAGTATGTAGTGCCTCATGTAAAATTGGAAGTATGAAAAAAACAGAAACAGTAGGACTTAAAAAAGAAAAAACAAAAATAACTGGAAATATAATGTGTAATCCTATTTTACAAGCAGAAATATTAAATAGGGAAAAAACAGATTTAAATGTTGTAATTGGATTATGTGTAGGACATGATACATTATTTAACAAATATTCAAAAGCACTTACAACAACATTAATAACAAAAGATAGAGTATTAGGTCATAATCCAGTAGCAGCATTATATCAAACTAAAGCATATTATAGTAAACTTTTAAAATAA
- a CDS encoding geranylgeranyl reductase family protein → MIETDVLVVGAGPAGSTAAKHAALNGANVILIDKKSEIGTPKRCAGGVYESGLKWLGIEPDPRWIAQVIVGGSIFAPDGTTLSVDDEVLPEKGYVLERKVFDKFMAMDAARAGAKIMIKTLATDLRKEETDDGNYYILTCERFGKEFEIKTRIIIAADGPESHIARWAGMTKSIKSKDLMSGAQYEMCNVKCDRNDLIELHMGKFAKGGYAWIFPKGGDIANVGIGISSAHKDKSAIEYLNDFIKSYPPLKDAKAVELNVGGIPIGGLIDNIFGDNFLACGDAAGQVDSVTGGGLILGMLGGMCAGKVAGEAISEKDYSANKLKDYDKLFDEKSFGAMHKLDVGRELLDSFTDEDFNNLIQALCELDFTDVGVKDFIKVLFKLSPKLALKFTKLFKIVL, encoded by the coding sequence ATGATAGAAACAGATGTACTTGTAGTTGGTGCAGGTCCTGCAGGATCAACTGCTGCTAAACATGCTGCATTAAATGGAGCAAATGTAATTTTAATTGATAAAAAATCTGAAATTGGAACTCCAAAAAGATGTGCTGGTGGAGTTTATGAAAGTGGTCTTAAATGGTTAGGAATAGAGCCTGATCCAAGATGGATTGCTCAAGTTATTGTTGGTGGATCTATTTTTGCTCCTGATGGAACTACTCTTTCTGTTGATGATGAAGTTCTTCCTGAAAAAGGTTATGTTCTTGAACGTAAAGTTTTTGATAAGTTCATGGCAATGGATGCAGCAAGAGCTGGTGCTAAAATAATGATTAAAACATTAGCTACTGATCTTAGAAAAGAAGAAACTGATGATGGTAATTATTATATTTTAACTTGTGAAAGATTTGGAAAAGAATTTGAGATTAAAACAAGAATTATAATTGCTGCTGATGGTCCAGAATCACATATTGCAAGATGGGCTGGAATGACTAAAAGTATTAAATCTAAAGATTTAATGTCTGGTGCTCAATATGAAATGTGTAATGTTAAATGTGATAGAAATGATTTAATAGAACTTCATATGGGTAAATTTGCTAAAGGAGGATATGCTTGGATTTTCCCTAAAGGGGGGGATATTGCAAATGTAGGTATTGGTATTTCTTCTGCACATAAAGATAAATCTGCTATAGAATATTTAAATGATTTTATTAAATCTTATCCTCCTCTTAAGGATGCTAAAGCAGTTGAATTAAATGTTGGTGGAATACCTATTGGTGGTCTTATAGATAATATATTTGGTGATAATTTCTTAGCTTGTGGTGATGCAGCAGGACAAGTAGATTCTGTTACTGGTGGAGGACTTATATTAGGTATGCTTGGTGGTATGTGTGCAGGTAAAGTAGCAGGTGAAGCTATTTCTGAGAAAGATTATTCAGCTAATAAACTTAAAGATTATGATAAACTTTTTGATGAAAAATCTTTTGGTGCTATGCATAAATTAGATGTTGGTCGTGAATTACTTGATTCATTTACTGATGAAGATTTTAATAATCTTATTCAAGCATTATGTGAACTTGATTTTACTGATGTAGGTGTTAAAGACTTCATCAAAGTTTTATTTAAATTATCTCCAAAATTAGCATTAAAATTTACAAAATTATTTAAAATAGTTTTATAA
- the serS gene encoding serine--tRNA ligase, with protein MLDIKLFRENPDLIIDSEKKRFRDTNNVEKVIEYDTLWREGEQKLNSLRSEKNKLSKSFKQAKKDGTIDEVIAKSKSVAAEIKDLNVKIEEYKKLREDYRYKVGNIIDDDVPISDTEDDNEIIRTVGEIPEFDFKPLNHVDLINKIDGVNLETAAEIAGARFYYLKKDILHLNLALIQFALSELESKNYIPLQTPFFVKSDVAAETSELGEFEETLYKVADEDLYLIATAEQTLAALHRNEIISPDDLPIKYCGLSTCFRKEAGSHGKDTLGIFRVHQFEKIEQFVYTSPEKSKEAHKELLETTEEIYKKLGLPYHIVAIVSSALNDNASIKYDLEAWFPGSETYRELVSCTNCKDYQARKTKTRVGRAGSGDAQILHTLNSTAIATERTICCILENYQQADGSVKVPDVLVPYMGGKTVIEAKN; from the coding sequence TTGTTAGATATAAAATTATTTAGGGAAAATCCAGATTTAATTATAGACTCTGAAAAGAAAAGATTTAGAGATACTAATAATGTAGAAAAAGTTATTGAATATGATACTTTATGGAGAGAAGGAGAACAAAAATTAAATTCTTTACGTTCTGAGAAAAATAAATTATCTAAATCATTTAAACAAGCTAAAAAAGATGGAACTATTGATGAAGTTATTGCTAAATCTAAAAGTGTAGCTGCAGAAATTAAAGATTTAAATGTTAAAATTGAGGAATATAAAAAATTACGTGAAGATTATAGATATAAAGTTGGAAATATTATAGATGATGATGTACCTATATCTGATACTGAAGATGATAATGAGATTATTAGAACAGTAGGTGAAATTCCTGAATTTGATTTTAAACCTTTAAATCATGTAGATTTAATTAATAAAATTGATGGTGTAAATCTTGAAACTGCTGCAGAGATTGCAGGTGCAAGGTTTTACTACTTAAAAAAAGATATTTTACATCTTAATCTTGCATTAATTCAATTTGCATTGAGTGAATTAGAATCTAAAAATTATATTCCTTTACAAACACCTTTCTTTGTAAAAAGTGATGTTGCTGCAGAAACATCAGAACTCGGTGAATTTGAAGAAACTTTATATAAAGTAGCTGATGAGGATTTATATTTAATTGCAACAGCAGAACAAACTTTAGCTGCATTACATAGAAATGAAATTATTTCTCCTGATGATTTACCTATTAAATATTGTGGTTTATCAACTTGTTTTAGGAAGGAAGCAGGTTCTCATGGAAAAGATACTTTAGGTATTTTTAGAGTTCACCAATTTGAAAAAATAGAACAATTCGTTTATACAAGTCCTGAAAAATCTAAAGAAGCTCATAAAGAATTACTTGAAACTACTGAAGAAATTTATAAAAAATTAGGTTTACCATATCATATTGTTGCTATTGTTTCTTCAGCATTAAATGATAATGCTTCTATTAAATATGATCTTGAAGCATGGTTCCCTGGTTCTGAAACTTATAGGGAATTAGTATCTTGTACTAATTGTAAAGATTATCAAGCAAGAAAAACTAAAACACGTGTTGGTAGAGCAGGTTCTGGTGATGCTCAAATTTTACATACTTTAAATAGTACTGCTATTGCTACTGAAAGAACAATTTGTTGTATTTTAGAAAATTATCAACAAGCTGATGGAAGTGTTAAAGTTCCAGATGTTTTAGTACCTTATATGGGTGGTAAAACAGTTATTGAAGCTAAAAACTAG
- a CDS encoding calcium/sodium antiporter, whose amino-acid sequence MELIIEIIMLIIGFVLLIKGADVFVDGASNVAYNYKIPTIIVGLTIVAFGTSAPEAAVSITASLKGSNAISLGNIVGSNIFNILGVLGISALIGNLKVDEVLEKRDFPIIIISSIILLLVAYFIGTINRIIGIIFFIGIIIYVYILVRQAKNNVRSIKDETIIAKLSIPKSIIYIIIGLFGVIIGSNFVVNSASYIASLFGLSEALIGLTIVAIGTSLPELVTSITALMKNDHGIVIGNVVGSCIFNILFILGISSAIIPMPIDPKMITDIIVMTGVTILAYLFARSNDEINRKEGIIFVILLIIYMTYIIIRN is encoded by the coding sequence ATGGAATTAATAATTGAAATAATAATGCTTATTATAGGTTTTGTTCTTTTAATCAAAGGAGCAGATGTTTTTGTAGATGGAGCAAGTAATGTTGCATACAATTATAAAATACCAACAATTATAGTAGGATTAACAATTGTTGCATTTGGTACTAGTGCACCAGAAGCTGCAGTTTCCATAACTGCATCACTTAAAGGAAGTAATGCAATCTCACTTGGAAATATTGTAGGAAGTAATATATTCAATATTCTTGGAGTACTTGGTATTTCAGCATTAATTGGTAATTTAAAAGTAGATGAAGTACTAGAAAAAAGAGATTTTCCAATTATAATAATATCAAGTATTATACTTCTTCTTGTAGCATACTTCATTGGAACAATAAATAGAATAATAGGAATAATATTTTTTATTGGAATCATTATATATGTTTATATTCTTGTAAGACAAGCAAAAAATAATGTAAGATCAATTAAAGATGAAACAATTATTGCAAAATTAAGTATTCCTAAATCAATAATTTATATTATAATTGGTTTATTTGGAGTAATTATTGGATCAAACTTTGTTGTAAACAGTGCAAGTTATATTGCAAGTTTATTTGGATTAAGTGAAGCATTAATTGGATTAACTATTGTTGCAATAGGTACATCTTTACCAGAATTAGTAACATCAATTACAGCACTTATGAAAAATGACCATGGAATTGTTATTGGAAATGTAGTAGGTTCATGTATATTTAATATTTTATTTATTTTAGGTATTAGTAGTGCTATTATACCAATGCCAATAGATCCTAAAATGATTACTGATATTATAGTAATGACAGGTGTTACAATTTTAGCTTATTTATTTGCTAGAAGTAATGATGAAATAAATAGAAAAGAAGGAATAATATTCGTAATATTACTTATTATATACATGACTTATATTATAATAAGGAATTAA
- a CDS encoding ammonium transporter, whose protein sequence is MILDTGNTAWVLVSTIMVLLMTIPGIIFFYGGLSKQKNVLNTMFLSLIAFGITSIIWIVYGYQTAFTPTSILNGFIGIPKNLFMEGIGVNSLTGTIPTYVFAAFELTFAGLTAAIVSGSVVGRMKTNPWILFVILWVSLVYIPLTHWIWGGGWLMNMGAIDFAGGVAVEINSGFSAIALALVLGRRKDSALLPHNLGYSVLGAGFLWFGWMGFNGGSALLSNGLAGSAVLVSNTAAAIAMITWIILDVVKVGKPTVLGAITGAVSGLVAITPAAGFVKISGSLIIGIGAAFISYYAINYIKPTFGYDDALDVFGVHGLSGVWGLFATGLFACPTINNAAGLFYGNPNQLIIQIISIVASAIYAFVVSWILAKLLDKTIGLRVDEKTEVGGLDTHLHNESGYMFL, encoded by the coding sequence ATGATTTTAGATACAGGAAATACAGCCTGGGTACTTGTTTCAACAATAATGGTATTATTAATGACAATTCCAGGTATTATATTTTTTTATGGAGGATTATCTAAGCAAAAGAATGTTTTAAACACAATGTTTTTATCATTAATTGCATTTGGAATAACAAGTATAATTTGGATAGTCTATGGTTACCAAACAGCATTTACTCCTACAAGTATTCTAAATGGATTTATTGGAATACCAAAAAATCTATTTATGGAAGGAATAGGTGTTAATAGTTTAACTGGAACAATACCGACCTATGTTTTTGCAGCATTTGAACTAACCTTTGCAGGATTAACAGCTGCTATTGTTTCAGGATCTGTTGTTGGAAGAATGAAAACAAATCCTTGGATTTTATTTGTAATCTTATGGGTAAGTTTAGTTTACATACCTCTAACTCACTGGATTTGGGGTGGAGGATGGTTAATGAATATGGGAGCAATAGATTTTGCTGGAGGAGTTGCAGTAGAAATTAACTCTGGTTTTTCAGCAATTGCATTAGCTCTTGTTTTAGGTAGAAGAAAAGATAGTGCATTACTACCACATAATTTAGGATATTCTGTCCTTGGAGCTGGATTCTTATGGTTTGGTTGGATGGGATTTAATGGAGGATCTGCATTATTATCAAATGGACTTGCAGGTTCTGCTGTTCTTGTTTCTAATACTGCAGCAGCAATAGCAATGATTACTTGGATTATATTAGACGTAGTTAAAGTTGGAAAACCAACAGTATTAGGTGCAATTACTGGTGCTGTTTCTGGATTAGTTGCTATCACTCCTGCAGCAGGATTTGTTAAAATTTCAGGAAGCCTAATAATAGGTATTGGAGCTGCATTTATCTCATATTATGCAATTAATTATATTAAACCAACATTTGGTTATGATGATGCTTTAGATGTATTCGGAGTTCATGGATTATCTGGTGTTTGGGGATTATTTGCAACTGGTTTATTTGCATGTCCTACAATAAATAATGCTGCTGGATTATTCTATGGAAATCCAAATCAACTTATAATCCAAATTATAAGTATTGTTGCTTCAGCAATATATGCATTTGTAGTTAGTTGGATATTAGCTAAATTACTTGATAAAACAATTGGATTAAGAGTTGATGAAAAAACAGAAGTTGGTGGATTAGATACTCACCTACACAACGAATCTGGATACATGTTTTTATAA
- a CDS encoding MFS transporter — MKLKKSDYIIIISFIASFIAAFISAAPAVALPQLAEEFNLNNIMQNWVINIFLFTVAITAVPLGKFSGKNGIKKTLNLGLIIFLIGTIITTFANSYITLLIFRAIQAIGTAMIYNTQTSIVVLAVEEKNRGKALGIIISGVYIGLAIAPFISGILTYNFGWRTIFYFTIPFTLIALFLSLSKVKDEWNMYENETYDKIGSILYIIGIFFFIYGFTILNQIKGILFTIIGIIFLFIFVITDLKVKDPIFNLKLFKNKRFSSSNIASLISYIATFVVTYILNYHFQYILNLNSQTTGILLVITPVIMAIISPFSGKFSDKIDSQKLAAIGMSFVTIALFILIFLNKSTPLWIIFIAMILQGLGYGIFSSPNTNMIMSSVPPEETPSASVSITVMRVIGQTMSLAMLTIIFAIIMGDVPIIPKYFNLLTESSQIACIISTILCFIAVIISLIGINEKNEI; from the coding sequence ATGAAACTGAAAAAATCGGATTATATTATTATAATATCATTTATAGCTTCTTTTATTGCAGCATTCATATCAGCAGCACCTGCAGTTGCACTTCCCCAATTAGCAGAAGAATTTAATTTAAATAATATTATGCAGAATTGGGTAATAAATATATTTTTATTTACTGTTGCAATAACTGCTGTACCTCTTGGAAAATTCTCAGGGAAAAATGGAATCAAGAAAACATTAAATTTAGGATTAATTATATTTTTAATTGGAACAATAATTACTACTTTTGCAAATTCATACATAACATTATTAATATTTAGAGCAATACAAGCCATTGGTACAGCAATGATTTATAACACACAAACAAGTATTGTTGTATTAGCTGTAGAAGAAAAAAATCGAGGAAAAGCATTAGGAATCATAATATCTGGAGTATACATTGGACTTGCAATTGCACCATTCATTAGTGGAATATTAACATATAATTTTGGTTGGAGAACTATTTTTTACTTTACAATTCCATTTACATTAATTGCATTGTTTTTATCATTATCTAAAGTCAAAGATGAATGGAATATGTATGAAAATGAAACTTATGACAAAATTGGATCTATACTATATATAATTGGGATATTCTTTTTTATTTACGGATTTACAATCTTAAATCAAATAAAAGGAATATTATTTACAATAATTGGTATTATATTCTTATTTATATTTGTTATAACAGATTTAAAAGTAAAAGACCCAATATTTAATCTTAAATTATTTAAAAATAAAAGATTTTCATCATCAAACATTGCATCATTAATAAGTTACATTGCAACATTTGTAGTAACTTATATACTTAATTACCATTTTCAATATATTTTAAACTTAAATTCACAAACAACTGGAATATTACTTGTGATAACACCAGTAATAATGGCAATTATATCACCATTTTCAGGAAAATTCTCAGATAAAATAGATTCACAAAAATTAGCTGCAATTGGAATGAGTTTTGTAACTATTGCACTGTTTATATTAATATTTTTAAATAAATCTACCCCATTATGGATAATATTTATTGCAATGATATTACAAGGTTTAGGTTATGGAATATTCTCATCCCCAAATACAAATATGATAATGAGCTCAGTTCCACCAGAAGAAACACCAAGTGCATCAGTATCTATTACAGTAATGAGAGTAATAGGTCAAACTATGAGTCTTGCTATGTTAACTATAATATTTGCAATAATAATGGGTGATGTACCAATAATTCCAAAATACTTTAATTTATTAACAGAAAGCTCACAAATAGCATGTATAATATCTACAATATTATGTTTTATTGCAGTTATAATCTCACTTATAGGTATTAATGAAAAAAATGAAATTTAA